From one Magnolia sinica isolate HGM2019 chromosome 18, MsV1, whole genome shotgun sequence genomic stretch:
- the LOC131234036 gene encoding amine oxidase [copper-containing] gamma 1-like: protein METTSLLRFLFVVLSGLLVLLFTRSWFHLPYTPSEKVELLDCNSFSPWCTSKNRIHSNPNLLPNTQRPKSQSHISETPHHPLDPLTIQEINKVRSILLTYAPFTSSPFTIHSLVLQEPDKAVVLRWKKGNPLPPRRASVIAILGGRSHILTVDLESGTVTDDEISSASGYPTMTIEDMTMATFAPLSDPAFNRTVQDRGVALADLACLPISLGWFGKKEDGRRLIKVQCYSTEGTANFYMRPIEGLTVVIDMDTKEVVEITDRGRDIPIPKSENTDYRYAAVQNERLWMKPLNPISMEQPKGPSFTIEDGHTVKWANWQFHLKPDPRAGVIISQANVRDSETGDLRNVMYKGFSTELFVPYMDPTDAWYFKTYMDAGEYGFGLQAMPLDPLNDCPRHSHYMDAVFAAADGKPYVRSNMICVFERYAGEIGWRHAESPITGMDIREVRPKVTLVVRMAASVANYDYIVDWEFQTDGLVRIKVGLSGILMVKGTPYENLNQVPDHEEMYGTILSENVIGVIHDHYITFYLDMDIDGSDNSFVKVNLERQDTSPEESPRRSYLKAKRNVAKTEKDAQIKLKLSEPTEFHVINPSKRTRVGNPVGYKVVSAGTAASLLDPQDPPQLRGAFTNNQIWVTPYNRSEEWAGGLFVYQSKGEDTLAVWSERNRPIENKDIVVWYTLGFHHIPCQEDYPIMPTVSSSFDLKPVNFFESNPILRVPPNLEKDLPVCAAAASS from the exons ATGGAAACAACTTCCCTCCTTCGCTTCCTCTTCGTTGTACTGAGCGGCCTTCTCGTTCTTCTCTTCACTCGCTCTTGGTTCCACCTCCCATACACCCCTTCCGAAAAGGTCGAGCTGCTCGACTGCAACAGCTTCTCTCCATGGTGCACCTCCAAGAATCGAATCCATTCAAATCCCAATCTCCTCCCAAACACCCAACGCCCCAAATCGCAATCCCACATATCGGAAACCCCGCACCACCCTCTCGACCCCCTCACCATCCAAGAAATCAACAAGGTTCGCTCCATCCTCTTAACCTACGCACCCTTCACCTCCTCTCCCTTCACCATCCATTCCCTCGTCCTCCAAGAGCCCGATAAGGCCGTCGTCCTACGCTGGAAGAAAGGCAATCCGCTCCCCCCTCGGAGGGCCTCCGTCATCGCTATCCTCGGTGGACGATCCCACATCCTCACCGTCGATCTCGAGTCGGGCACGGTCACCGATGATGAGATCAGCTCGGCGTCCGGGTACCCGACCATGACCATCGAGGACATGACCATGGCCACGTTTGCTCCGCTGTCGGATCCTGCCTTCAATCGAACGGTGCAGGACCGGGGCGTCGCTCTGGCGGACCTCGCCTGCCTGCCGATCTCGCTGGGCTGGTTCGGGAAGAAGGAAGATGGCCGGAGATTGATCAAGGTCCAGTGCTACTCGACGGAAGGAACTGCGAATTTCTACATGAGACCCATAGAGGGATTGACAGTGGTCATCGACATGGACACTAAGGAAGTGGTGGAGATAACCGATCGGGGCCGTGATATCCCGATCCCGAAGTCTGAAAACACCGATTACCGATACGCGGCCGTCCAGAACGAGCGGCTCTGGATGAAACCGTTGAATCCTATCTCCATGGAGCAGCCAAAGGGTCCCAGCTTCACGATCGAAGATGGCCACACCGTGAAGTGGGCCAACTGGCAGTTCCATCTCAAGCCCGATCCCCGGGCGGGCGTCATCATCTCTCAGGCCAACGTCCGAGATTCCGAGACCGGCGATCTTAGAAACGTCATGTACAAAGGGTTCTCGACGGAACTCTTCGTGCCGTACATGGACCCGACAGATGCATGGTACTTCAAGACGTACATGGATGCCGGTGAGTACGGATTCGGGCTGCAGGCGATGCCGTTGGACCCGCTTAACGATTGCCCACGCCACTCCCACTACATGGACGCGGTGTTCGCGGCCGCAGATGGTAAGCCGTATGTTCGGTCGAACATGATCTGCGTCTTCGAGCGGTATGCTGGCGAGATTGGATGGCGGCACGCCGAGAGCCCGATCACAGGGATGGAT ATTCGTGAGGTGCGGCCAAAAGTCACCCTAGTCGTTCGGATGGCAGCATCCGTCGCGAACTACGATTACATCGTTGATTGGGAATTTCAGACAGATGGTCTTGTACGCATCAAG GTTGGGCTGAGTGGAATACTAATGGTGAAAGGAACCCCGTATGAGAACCTTAATCAGGTACCCGACCATGAGGAGATGTACGGCACCATCTTGTCCGAGAACGTGATCGGCGTCATCCATGACCACTACATCACATTCTACCTGGACATGGACATCGACGGCTCGGATAACTCGTTCGTCAAGGTCAATCTTGAGAGGCAGGACACATCTCCCGAAGAATCGCCCAGGAGAAGCTACTTGAAAGCTAAGAGGAACGTCGCCAAGACAGAGAAGGATGCGCAGATCAAGCTCAAGCTGTCTGAACCGACCGAATTTCATGTGATCAACCCGTCCAAAAGAACCCGAGTCGGGAACCCGGTCGGGTATAAAGTAGTTTCAGCCGGCACGGCCGCATCCTTACTTGATCCTCAAGATCCTCCGCAGTTGAGAGGCGCATTCACAAACAATCAG aTATGGGTAACTCCATATAACCGGAGCGAGGAATGGGCCGGCGGACTTTTTGTATATCAGAGCAAAGGGGAAGACACTTTGGCTGTTTGGTCTGAAAG GAACCGACCAATCGAAAACAAGGACATTGTTGTATGGTACACATTGGGATTCCATCACATCCCTTGCCAAGAAGACTACCCCATCATGCCCACTGTCTCTTCGAGCTTTGATCTGAAACCTGTCAATTTCTTTGAGAGTAATCCCATTCTCCGGGTGCCACCCAATCTTGAGAAAGACCTCCCGGTCTGCGCCGCAGCTGCTTCTTCATGA